From one Candidatus Marinimicrobia bacterium CG08_land_8_20_14_0_20_45_22 genomic stretch:
- a CDS encoding sugar ABC transporter ATP-binding protein: protein MKPIRPTTVRTFLAYLLLVAVSLVLIMPFVWIISTSLKGNESIFAIPPKWIPETLHWENYAKVFTQMPFFTYMRNSVFISVVVILGTVLSSSLVAYAFACLKWPGRDGLFIFVLGTMMLPMQVTMIPVFVLFKQFGWLNTFKPLIVPAFFGGGAFNIFLLRQFFLTIPKELFEAARIDGCSEWRIYWKIVLPLAKPALATVAILTFMMTWNDFLGPLIYLSDKLKGTLALGLAMFVGQYQTEWGVLMAASVLVMLPVIFLFFLFQKYFIRGFMMSGIKG, encoded by the coding sequence ATGAAGCCGATCCGGCCGACGACAGTCCGAACATTTCTGGCGTATCTGCTTCTAGTAGCGGTTTCACTTGTTCTGATCATGCCCTTTGTCTGGATTATCTCGACTTCCCTGAAGGGCAACGAATCGATTTTTGCCATACCCCCGAAATGGATTCCGGAAACGCTGCATTGGGAAAATTATGCCAAGGTCTTTACCCAGATGCCCTTTTTTACCTACATGAGAAATTCAGTATTTATCTCCGTGGTGGTGATTCTCGGCACCGTGCTGTCCAGTTCGCTGGTGGCTTACGCCTTTGCCTGTCTGAAATGGCCGGGTCGGGATGGGCTCTTTATCTTTGTGCTGGGCACCATGATGCTGCCCATGCAGGTAACGATGATTCCGGTGTTTGTGCTGTTCAAACAGTTTGGTTGGCTGAATACCTTCAAACCGCTGATTGTCCCAGCATTTTTTGGCGGTGGTGCGTTCAATATATTCCTGTTAAGGCAGTTTTTTCTGACAATACCTAAAGAACTGTTTGAAGCAGCTCGCATCGATGGCTGTTCTGAATGGCGGATTTACTGGAAAATTGTTTTGCCCCTGGCGAAACCGGCGCTGGCCACGGTGGCGATTTTGACATTCATGATGACCTGGAACGATTTTCTGGGACCCTTGATTTATTTATCTGATAAACTGAAAGGAACCCTGGCGCTGGGACTGGCCATGTTTGTCGGTCAGTACCAGACGGAGTGGGGAGTGTTGATGGCGGCCTCCGTGCTGGTAATGCTGCCGGTGATTTTTCTGTTTTTCCTGTTTCAGAAATATTTCATTCGCGGTTTTATGATGAGCGGCATCAAAGGTTAA
- a CDS encoding ABC transporter permease translates to MQKTTKNPLYKKQAWLGYLFVAPWIIGFLVFGLYPIVMSFYYSLCQYDVLRIPQFIGMGNYRELLFEDPYFWKSAWNTAFYTFIRTPLVVIGSLLLAVLVNNAMKGIKIFRTIFFIPSIITGVVLSALWLWLLNPQYGLINSILAFFGLPGPLWLQSPHWSKPSIILMSLWSIGGGRMLVFLAALQGIPKALYEVVDIDGGGWWKKFRYITVPMVSPVIFLWTVLEVIFSFQVFTEAYVMTKGGPMNSTLFYNLYLYYKAFDDFSMGYASALAWLLMVIILVVTLIQFIVGKKVVYYEGA, encoded by the coding sequence ATGCAGAAAACGACGAAAAATCCTCTCTACAAAAAGCAAGCCTGGCTCGGCTACCTTTTCGTGGCGCCCTGGATAATAGGATTCCTGGTTTTCGGCCTGTACCCGATTGTGATGTCTTTTTATTACAGCCTTTGCCAGTATGATGTCCTGCGGATTCCCCAGTTTATCGGCATGGGAAATTATCGGGAGTTATTGTTTGAAGACCCATATTTCTGGAAATCGGCCTGGAATACAGCGTTTTATACTTTTATCCGGACGCCATTGGTGGTTATTGGGTCGTTGCTGCTGGCTGTTCTTGTTAATAATGCCATGAAGGGGATCAAGATTTTCCGGACGATCTTTTTCATTCCATCAATTATTACCGGTGTGGTGTTGTCCGCCCTATGGCTCTGGCTGCTGAATCCCCAATACGGGCTGATCAATTCCATTCTCGCCTTTTTCGGTTTGCCTGGACCGCTCTGGCTGCAAAGTCCGCACTGGTCCAAACCGTCAATTATTCTGATGAGCTTGTGGTCAATTGGCGGCGGACGCATGCTGGTATTTCTGGCAGCTCTTCAGGGCATTCCCAAAGCGCTCTACGAAGTGGTGGATATCGACGGTGGCGGCTGGTGGAAAAAATTTCGGTATATAACGGTTCCAATGGTATCGCCGGTGATCTTTCTCTGGACGGTCCTGGAAGTAATCTTTTCCTTTCAGGTATTTACAGAGGCCTATGTTATGACCAAAGGCGGACCGATGAATTCCACCCTGTTCTATAATCTGTATCTCTATTATAAAGCCTTTGATGATTTCAGCATGGGCTACGCTTCGGCGCTGGCCTGGTTGCTGATGGTGATCATCCTGGTGGTTACGCTGATTCAGTTTATCGTTGGTAAAAAAGTCGTCTATTACGAGGGGGCCTGA